In Salminus brasiliensis chromosome 24, fSalBra1.hap2, whole genome shotgun sequence, one genomic interval encodes:
- the LOC140547041 gene encoding uncharacterized protein isoform X3, translating into MDRGERVETMVDIYVSADAVGVLETSLEKETQKQQTVYSISDIRRGSRCSRLAAVCLALLCLLLLTTNILLYMYHIHVTMNKERNTSSPSVNFTAERETLLSSIRNLTEEGDQLKISYQNLTEEKDQLKISNQNLIERSCFKEWKNNRGSFYFFSTEQKTWNESRQDCRERGADLVIINSREEQVFLIGQKKESNFWIGLTDEDTESVWKWVDGQQLGNDSFFYRITPCS; encoded by the exons ATGGACAGAGGAGAGCGAGTGGAGACCATGGTGGATATTTATGTCAGTGCAGATGCTGTTGGGGTTCTGGAGACCAGCttagagaaagagacacagaaacAGCAGACAG TCTACTCTATATCAGATATTAGAAGAGGAAGCAGATGCTCCAGACTGGCTGCAGTGTGTTTGGCATTGCTGTGCCTACTCCTGCTGACCACCAACATACTGCTCTACATGTACC ATATTCATGTGACTatgaataaagagagaaacacCTCTTCACCGAGTGTGAACttcactgcagagagagaaaccCTCTTATCCAGCATCAGAAACCTGACTGAAGAAGGAGATCAGCTAAAGATCAGCTACCAGAACCTGACTGAAGAAAAAGATCAGCTAAAGATCAGCAATCAAAACTTGATTG AGAGAAGCTGTTTTAAGGAGTGGAAGAATAACAGAGGCAGCTTTTACTTTTTCTCCACTGAGCAGAAGACCTGGAATGAGAGCAGACAGGACTGTAGAGAAAGAGGAGCAGATCTGGTGATCATAAACAGCAGAGAGGAACAG GTATTCCTGATTGGCCAAAAGAAAGAGAGTAATTTCTGGATTGGTCTGACTGATGAAGATACAGAATCTGTCTGGAAGTGGGTGGACGGTCAACAGCTGGGAAATGACTC gttcttctacAGAATCACACCATGCTCATGA
- the LOC140547041 gene encoding uncharacterized protein isoform X1 — protein MDRGERVETMVDIYVSADAVGVLETSLEKETQKQQTVYSISDIRRGSRCSRLAAVCLALLCLLLLTTNILLYMYHIHVTMNKERNTSSPSVNFTAERETLLSSIRNLTEEGDQLKISYQNLTEEKDQLKISNQNLIERSCFKEWKNNRGSFYFFSTEQKTWNESRQDCRERGADLVIINSREEQVFLIGQKKESNFWIGLTDEDTESVWKWVDGQQLGNDSFWRTGEPNNAREEDCAAIETTGHDGERTWNDVPCSERKFRVCEFNLIKIQSGI, from the exons ATGGACAGAGGAGAGCGAGTGGAGACCATGGTGGATATTTATGTCAGTGCAGATGCTGTTGGGGTTCTGGAGACCAGCttagagaaagagacacagaaacAGCAGACAG TCTACTCTATATCAGATATTAGAAGAGGAAGCAGATGCTCCAGACTGGCTGCAGTGTGTTTGGCATTGCTGTGCCTACTCCTGCTGACCACCAACATACTGCTCTACATGTACC ATATTCATGTGACTatgaataaagagagaaacacCTCTTCACCGAGTGTGAACttcactgcagagagagaaaccCTCTTATCCAGCATCAGAAACCTGACTGAAGAAGGAGATCAGCTAAAGATCAGCTACCAGAACCTGACTGAAGAAAAAGATCAGCTAAAGATCAGCAATCAAAACTTGATTG AGAGAAGCTGTTTTAAGGAGTGGAAGAATAACAGAGGCAGCTTTTACTTTTTCTCCACTGAGCAGAAGACCTGGAATGAGAGCAGACAGGACTGTAGAGAAAGAGGAGCAGATCTGGTGATCATAAACAGCAGAGAGGAACAG GTATTCCTGATTGGCCAAAAGAAAGAGAGTAATTTCTGGATTGGTCTGACTGATGAAGATACAGAATCTGTCTGGAAGTGGGTGGACGGTCAACAGCTGGGAAATGACTC ATTCTGGAGAACTGGTGAACCCAATAATGCTCGTGAAGAGGACTGTGCAGCTATCGAGACCACAGGTCATGATGGTGAGCGAACATGGAATGATGTTCCCTGCTCTGAGAGAAAGTTTCGAGTCTGTGAATTCAACCTAATAAAAATTCAGTCTGGTATCTAA
- the LOC140547041 gene encoding uncharacterized protein isoform X4, whose protein sequence is MDRGERVETMVDIYVSADAVGVLETSLEKETQKQQTVYSISDIRRGSRCSRLAAVCLALLCLLLLTTNILLYMYHIHVTMNKERNTSSPSVNFTAERETLLSSIRNLTEEGDQLKISYQNLTEEKDQLKISNQNLIERSCFKEWKNNRGSFYFFSTEQKTWNESRQDCRERGADLVIINSREEQVFLIGQKKESNFWIGLTDEDTESVWKWVDGQQLGNDSITPCS, encoded by the exons ATGGACAGAGGAGAGCGAGTGGAGACCATGGTGGATATTTATGTCAGTGCAGATGCTGTTGGGGTTCTGGAGACCAGCttagagaaagagacacagaaacAGCAGACAG TCTACTCTATATCAGATATTAGAAGAGGAAGCAGATGCTCCAGACTGGCTGCAGTGTGTTTGGCATTGCTGTGCCTACTCCTGCTGACCACCAACATACTGCTCTACATGTACC ATATTCATGTGACTatgaataaagagagaaacacCTCTTCACCGAGTGTGAACttcactgcagagagagaaaccCTCTTATCCAGCATCAGAAACCTGACTGAAGAAGGAGATCAGCTAAAGATCAGCTACCAGAACCTGACTGAAGAAAAAGATCAGCTAAAGATCAGCAATCAAAACTTGATTG AGAGAAGCTGTTTTAAGGAGTGGAAGAATAACAGAGGCAGCTTTTACTTTTTCTCCACTGAGCAGAAGACCTGGAATGAGAGCAGACAGGACTGTAGAGAAAGAGGAGCAGATCTGGTGATCATAAACAGCAGAGAGGAACAG GTATTCCTGATTGGCCAAAAGAAAGAGAGTAATTTCTGGATTGGTCTGACTGATGAAGATACAGAATCTGTCTGGAAGTGGGTGGACGGTCAACAGCTGGGAAATGACTC AATCACACCATGCTCATGA
- the LOC140547041 gene encoding uncharacterized protein isoform X2 has product MDRGERVETMVDIYVSADAVGVLETSLEKETQKQQTVYSISDIRRGSRCSRLAAVCLALLCLLLLTTNILLYMYHIHVTMNKERNTSSPSVNFTAERETLLSSIRNLTEEGDQLKISYQNLTEEKDQLKISNQNLIERSCFKEWKNNRGSFYFFSTEQKTWNESRQDCRERGADLVIINSREEQVFLIGQKKESNFWIGLTDEDTESVWKWVDGQQLGNDSFWRTGEPNNAREEDCAAIETTGHDVIVVIRC; this is encoded by the exons ATGGACAGAGGAGAGCGAGTGGAGACCATGGTGGATATTTATGTCAGTGCAGATGCTGTTGGGGTTCTGGAGACCAGCttagagaaagagacacagaaacAGCAGACAG TCTACTCTATATCAGATATTAGAAGAGGAAGCAGATGCTCCAGACTGGCTGCAGTGTGTTTGGCATTGCTGTGCCTACTCCTGCTGACCACCAACATACTGCTCTACATGTACC ATATTCATGTGACTatgaataaagagagaaacacCTCTTCACCGAGTGTGAACttcactgcagagagagaaaccCTCTTATCCAGCATCAGAAACCTGACTGAAGAAGGAGATCAGCTAAAGATCAGCTACCAGAACCTGACTGAAGAAAAAGATCAGCTAAAGATCAGCAATCAAAACTTGATTG AGAGAAGCTGTTTTAAGGAGTGGAAGAATAACAGAGGCAGCTTTTACTTTTTCTCCACTGAGCAGAAGACCTGGAATGAGAGCAGACAGGACTGTAGAGAAAGAGGAGCAGATCTGGTGATCATAAACAGCAGAGAGGAACAG GTATTCCTGATTGGCCAAAAGAAAGAGAGTAATTTCTGGATTGGTCTGACTGATGAAGATACAGAATCTGTCTGGAAGTGGGTGGACGGTCAACAGCTGGGAAATGACTC ATTCTGGAGAACTGGTGAACCCAATAATGCTCGTGAAGAGGACTGTGCAGCTATCGAGACCACAGGTCATGATG tgATTGTTGTGATCCGCTGCTGA